The following are encoded in a window of Cryobacterium sp. CG_9.6 genomic DNA:
- the efeO gene encoding iron uptake system protein EfeO produces the protein MRASLPHRALGVLSIAAVATLALSGCVANAPETTQEKLTVTSSATECTVSANTAPAGTVSFAVTNSGDAVTEFYLLGSDKLSIKGEAENIGPGLSRDLVVQLTPGTYYTACKPGMTGDGVGTAEFTVTESDAAGVPDADLAAQIDTANINYASYVKDQVDQLTAGTALFAAAYVAADDDTARALYAPTRAHWERVETIAESFGDLDPKLDLREADLEEGQEWTGWHAIEKDLWPTDAEAGFVAYSPEQRERLADLLVTDTDTLDSKVQNLSFTLAQQTNGAIGLLDEVATGKVTGEEEFWSHTDLWDFQANIDGAAVLYSGVRDLLVTEDPDLATSLDTEFAALQTLLDAQRVGDGFTLYTDLTPAEIRALADQVNALAEPLNHLTAALVL, from the coding sequence ATGCGTGCTTCCCTTCCTCACCGCGCCCTTGGCGTCCTCTCGATCGCCGCCGTCGCCACTCTCGCGCTCAGCGGATGCGTCGCCAACGCCCCCGAGACCACCCAGGAAAAACTCACGGTCACCAGCTCCGCCACGGAATGCACGGTCTCCGCGAACACCGCGCCCGCCGGAACCGTGAGCTTTGCGGTCACCAACTCCGGCGATGCGGTGACGGAGTTCTACCTTCTCGGTTCTGACAAGCTGAGTATTAAGGGCGAGGCCGAGAACATCGGCCCGGGTCTGAGCCGCGATCTCGTCGTGCAGCTCACTCCGGGTACCTACTACACCGCCTGCAAGCCGGGCATGACCGGTGACGGCGTGGGCACGGCCGAGTTCACGGTGACCGAGTCCGACGCGGCCGGAGTTCCAGACGCCGACCTCGCTGCTCAAATTGACACGGCCAACATCAACTACGCCTCCTATGTGAAGGACCAGGTTGACCAGCTCACCGCCGGGACGGCCTTGTTCGCTGCGGCGTACGTGGCCGCCGACGATGACACGGCCCGCGCGCTCTACGCGCCCACGCGGGCGCACTGGGAGCGAGTGGAGACCATTGCCGAGTCGTTCGGCGACCTTGACCCCAAGCTTGATCTGCGCGAAGCGGACCTGGAAGAGGGCCAGGAATGGACCGGTTGGCACGCGATCGAGAAGGATCTGTGGCCCACCGACGCCGAGGCCGGCTTTGTGGCTTACAGCCCCGAGCAACGCGAGCGTCTCGCCGACCTGCTCGTGACCGACACGGACACGCTCGACTCCAAAGTGCAGAACCTCAGCTTCACGCTGGCCCAGCAGACCAACGGAGCCATCGGCCTGCTCGATGAGGTCGCAACGGGCAAGGTGACCGGTGAGGAAGAATTCTGGTCGCACACCGACCTCTGGGATTTTCAGGCGAACATTGATGGCGCCGCGGTGCTCTATTCTGGTGTGCGCGATCTCCTCGTCACCGAGGATCCTGACCTCGCGACCAGCCTCGATACGGAGTTCGCCGCGCTGCAGACCCTGCTCGATGCCCAGCGCGTCGGTGACGGATTCACCCTCTACACCGATCTCACACCCGCCGAGATCCGTGCACTTGCGGACCAGGTGAACGCTCTGGCCGAGCCGCTCAACCACCTCACCGCCGCCCTCGTGCTGTGA
- the efeU gene encoding iron uptake transporter permease EfeU, with product MLGNYLIGLREGLEAALIVTILVAYLVKIDRKDVLPRIWLGVGLAVLLALGIGALLTFGTYGLSFTAQEIIGGTLSIVATGLVTWMVFWMLRTARDLKGHLQGNIDRYLVGSGLGLVFVAFLSVGREGIETAVFLWAAVQATGSSALPLLGAALGILTAVALGWLIYSGMLRINLSRFFTWTGAVLIIVAAGVLSYGVHDLQEAGVLPGLNALAFNVSAIIPPSSWYGTLLKGTLNFSPATTWLELTAWLAYVIPTLSLFIAKSRGGRPQPVATVQPAPTPALVG from the coding sequence GTGCTCGGAAATTACCTGATCGGTCTGCGCGAGGGGCTGGAAGCCGCTCTGATCGTCACTATCCTGGTGGCCTACCTCGTGAAGATCGACCGAAAAGACGTCCTGCCGCGCATTTGGCTCGGCGTTGGCCTGGCCGTGCTGCTCGCGCTGGGCATCGGTGCACTGCTCACCTTTGGCACCTACGGCCTGTCTTTCACGGCACAGGAGATCATTGGGGGCACCCTCTCCATCGTGGCCACGGGCCTGGTCACCTGGATGGTGTTCTGGATGCTGCGCACCGCACGCGACCTCAAGGGCCACCTGCAGGGCAACATCGATCGTTACCTCGTGGGCTCCGGCCTCGGCCTGGTCTTCGTGGCATTCCTCTCCGTGGGGCGTGAGGGTATAGAAACAGCGGTCTTCCTCTGGGCCGCCGTTCAGGCCACCGGATCGAGCGCCCTGCCGCTGCTCGGCGCAGCACTGGGCATCCTCACCGCGGTCGCACTGGGATGGCTTATCTACTCGGGCATGCTGCGCATCAACCTGTCCCGATTCTTCACCTGGACCGGCGCGGTCCTGATCATCGTCGCCGCCGGGGTGCTCTCCTATGGCGTGCACGACCTGCAGGAGGCCGGCGTTCTGCCCGGGCTCAACGCTCTCGCGTTCAACGTGAGCGCCATCATTCCGCCGAGCAGCTGGTATGGCACCCTGCTCAAGGGCACCCTCAACTTCTCCCCGGCCACCACCTGGTTGGAACTCACGGCCTGGCTGGCCTACGTCATTCCCACTCTCTCCCTCTTCATTGCGAAGAGCCGTGGCGGCCGCCCCCAGCCCGTCGCCACCGTTCAGCCCGCACCGACTCCCGCCCTCGTCGGCTAA